Proteins from one Streptococcus mitis B6 genomic window:
- a CDS encoding glycoside hydrolase family 13 protein, protein MQEKWWHNAVVYQVYPKSFMDSNGDGIGDLPGITSKLDYLAKLGITAIWLSPVYDSPMDDNGYDIADYQVIAAIFGTMEDMDQLIAEAKKRDIRIIMDLVVNHTSDEHAWFVEACENPDSPERDYYIWRDEPNDLDSIFSGSAWEYDEKSGQYYLHFFSKKQPDLNWENEKLRQKIYEMMNFWIDKGIGGFRMDVIDMIGKIPDEKVVNNGPMLHPYLKEMNQATFGDKDLLTVGETWGATPEIAKLYSDPKGQELSMVFQFEHICLQYQEGQPKWHYQKELNIAKLKEIFNKWQTELGVEDGWNSLFWNNHDLPRIVSIWGNDQEYREKSAKAFAILLHLMRGTPYIYQGEEIGMTNYPFETLDQVEDIESLNYAREALEKGVPMEEIMDSICVIGRDNARTPMQWDESKNAGFSTGQPWLAVNPNYQAINVQEALANQDSIFYTYQKLVQIRKENSWLIRADFELWETADKVFAYIRKDGDRRFLVVANLSNEEQDLTVEGSVKSVLIENTAAQEVFEKQILAPWDAFCVELL, encoded by the coding sequence ATGCAAGAAAAGTGGTGGCACAATGCCGTAGTCTATCAAGTTTATCCTAAGAGCTTTATGGATAGCAACGGAGATGGAATTGGTGATTTGCCAGGTATTACCAGTAAGTTAGACTATCTAGCCAAGTTAGGTATTACAGCGATTTGGCTTTCTCCCGTTTATGACAGCCCCATGGATGATAATGGCTACGATATTGCTGATTATCAAGTGATTGCCGCTATTTTCGGGACCATGGAGGACATGGACCAACTGATCGCAGAAGCTAAAAAGCGTGATATTCGTATCATCATGGACTTGGTGGTCAATCATACCTCAGATGAACATGCTTGGTTTGTCGAGGCCTGTGAAAATCCTGATAGCCCTGAACGAGACTACTATATCTGGCGGGATGAACCCAACGATTTAGATTCTATCTTTAGTGGTTCTGCTTGGGAATATGATGAAAAGTCAGGTCAATACTATCTCCACTTTTTCAGCAAGAAACAGCCTGATCTCAACTGGGAAAATGAAAAACTTCGCCAGAAAATTTATGAGATGATGAACTTCTGGATTGATAAAGGGATTGGCGGTTTCCGCATGGATGTCATTGACATGATTGGGAAAATTCCTGACGAGAAGGTAGTCAATAATGGTCCTATGCTCCATCCCTATCTCAAGGAAATGAATCAGGCGACCTTTGGCGATAAGGATCTCTTGACAGTAGGGGAAACATGGGGAGCAACGCCAGAGATTGCCAAGCTCTACTCGGATCCCAAGGGGCAAGAATTGTCTATGGTCTTCCAGTTTGAACATATCTGTCTTCAGTATCAGGAAGGGCAACCTAAATGGCATTATCAAAAAGAGCTGAATATAGCTAAGTTAAAAGAGATTTTCAACAAATGGCAGACAGAGTTAGGAGTTGAGGACGGTTGGAATTCCCTCTTCTGGAACAATCATGACCTCCCTCGTATCGTCTCAATCTGGGGAAATGACCAAGAATACCGCGAAAAATCGGCCAAAGCCTTTGCCATCTTGCTTCATCTCATGAGAGGGACTCCTTATATCTACCAAGGTGAGGAAATAGGGATGACCAACTATCCGTTTGAAACACTGGATCAAGTAGAAGATATTGAATCCCTCAACTATGCGCGTGAAGCTCTTGAAAAAGGTGTTCCGATGGAAGAAATCATGGACAGTATCTGTGTCATTGGACGTGACAATGCCCGTACCCCTATGCAATGGGACGAGAGCAAAAATGCTGGTTTCTCAACAGGTCAACCTTGGTTGGCAGTGAATCCAAACTATCAAGCAATCAATGTTCAAGAAGCGCTGGCAAATCAAGATTCTATTTTTTATACTTATCAGAAGTTGGTTCAAATCCGTAAGGAGAATAGCTGGCTGATTCGAGCTGACTTTGAACTATGGGAAACAGCTGACAAGGTCTTTGCTTATATCCGTAAAGATGGGGACCGTCGATTCCTAGTCGTAGCTAACTTGTCCAATGAAGAACAAGACTTGACCGTAGAAGGAAGCGTCAAATCTGTCCTGATTGAAAACACCGCGGCTCAAGAAGTTTTTGAAAAACAAATCTTGGCTCCATGGGATGCTTTCTGTGTGGAATTACTATAA
- a CDS encoding ATP-dependent Clp protease ATP-binding subunit — translation MNNNFNNFNNMDDLFNQLMGGMRGYSSENRRYLINGREVTPEEFAHYRATGQLPGNAEADGQMKQPASGMKQDGVLAKLGRNLTAEAREGKLDPVIGRNEEIQETSEILSRRTKNNPVLVGDAGVGKTAVVEGLAQAIVNGDVPAAIKNKEIISIDISGLEAGTQYRGSFEENVQNLVNEVKEAGNIILFFDEIHQILGAGSTGGDSGSKGLADILKPALSRGELTVIGATTQDEYRNTILKNAALARRFNEVKVNAPSAEDTYKILQGIRDLYQQHHNVILPDEVLKAAVDYSVQYIPQRSLPDKAIDLVDVTAAHLAAQHPVTDVHAVEREIEAEKDKQEKAVEAEDFEAALNYKTRIAELEKKIENHTEDMKVTASVNDVAESVERMTGIPVSQMGASDIERLKDMAHRLQDKVIGQDKAVEAVARAIRRNRAGFDEGNRPIGSFLFVGPTGVGKTELAKQLALDMFGTKDAIIRLDMSEYSDRTAVSKLIGTTAGYVGYDDNSNTLTERVRRNPYSIILLDEIEKADPQVITLLLQVLDDGRLTDGQGNTVNFKNTVIIATSNAGFGYEANLTEDADKPELMDRLKPFFRPEFLNRFNAVIEFSHLTKEDLSKIVDLMLAEVNHTLAKKDIDLVVSQAAKDYITEEGYDEVMGVRPLRRVVEQEIRDKVTDFHLDHLDAKHLEADMEDGVLVIREKA, via the coding sequence ATGAACAACAACTTTAATAATTTTAATAACATGGATGATTTATTTAACCAATTGATGGGGGGGATGCGAGGATATAGTTCTGAAAATCGTCGCTACTTGATTAATGGACGTGAAGTGACACCTGAGGAATTTGCTCATTATCGTGCAACTGGTCAATTGCCAGGAAATGCAGAAGCTGATGGACAAATGAAACAACCGGCATCAGGTATGAAACAAGACGGTGTCCTTGCTAAACTAGGTCGAAACTTGACAGCAGAAGCTCGCGAGGGCAAGTTGGATCCTGTTATCGGACGAAACGAGGAAATTCAAGAAACATCTGAAATCCTCTCACGTCGTACCAAGAATAATCCTGTTTTGGTCGGAGATGCAGGTGTTGGTAAGACAGCTGTTGTCGAAGGTCTAGCACAGGCGATTGTGAACGGTGATGTTCCAGCTGCCATTAAGAATAAAGAAATTATTTCCATCGATATCTCAGGTCTCGAGGCTGGTACTCAATACCGTGGTAGCTTTGAAGAAAACGTTCAAAATCTAGTCAATGAAGTGAAAGAAGCGGGAAATATCATTCTCTTCTTTGATGAAATTCATCAAATTCTCGGTGCTGGTAGCACTGGTGGAGATAGTGGATCTAAGGGACTTGCAGACATTCTTAAACCAGCTCTATCTCGTGGAGAATTGACAGTGATTGGGGCAACGACTCAAGACGAATACCGTAACACCATTTTGAAGAATGCAGCTCTTGCTCGTCGTTTCAATGAAGTCAAGGTCAATGCTCCTTCAGCAGAGGATACATATAAAATTCTTCAAGGAATTCGTGACCTCTATCAACAACACCACAATGTCATCTTGCCAGATGAAGTTTTGAAAGCGGCGGTGGATTATTCTGTTCAGTATATTCCTCAACGTAGCTTGCCAGATAAGGCTATCGACCTTGTCGATGTTACGGCAGCTCACTTGGCAGCACAACATCCAGTAACAGATGTTCATGCTGTTGAACGTGAAATTGAGGCAGAAAAAGACAAGCAAGAAAAAGCAGTTGAGGCAGAAGATTTTGAAGCAGCTCTAAACTATAAAACACGCATCGCAGAATTGGAAAAGAAAATCGAAAACCACACAGAAGATATGAAGGTGACTGCAAGTGTCAACGATGTGGCTGAGTCTGTAGAACGAATGACCGGTATTCCAGTGTCACAAATGGGAGCATCAGACATCGAACGTCTGAAAGATATGGCTCATCGTCTGCAAGATAAGGTAATCGGTCAAGATAAGGCAGTTGAAGCTGTAGCCCGTGCTATCCGTCGTAACCGTGCTGGTTTTGATGAAGGTAATCGCCCAATTGGTAGCTTCCTCTTTGTAGGTCCAACTGGAGTTGGTAAGACTGAACTTGCTAAACAATTGGCGCTAGATATGTTTGGAACTAAGGACGCAATCATCCGTTTGGATATGTCTGAATACAGTGATCGAACAGCCGTTTCTAAGCTAATTGGTACAACAGCAGGATATGTGGGTTATGATGACAATAGCAATACCTTAACAGAACGTGTTCGTCGCAATCCATACTCTATCATTCTCTTGGATGAAATTGAAAAGGCTGATCCTCAAGTCATTACCCTTCTCCTCCAAGTTCTAGATGATGGTCGTTTGACAGATGGTCAAGGAAATACAGTAAACTTCAAGAACACTGTCATTATCGCGACCTCAAATGCTGGATTTGGCTATGAAGCTAACTTGACAGAGGATGCGGATAAGCCAGAATTGATGGACCGTTTGAAGCCATTCTTCCGTCCAGAATTCCTCAACCGCTTTAATGCAGTTATCGAGTTCTCACACTTGACTAAGGAAGATCTTTCTAAGATTGTGGACTTGATGTTGGCTGAAGTTAACCATACCTTGGCTAAGAAAGACATTGATTTGGTAGTCAGTCAAGCAGCTAAGGACTATATCACAGAAGAAGGTTATGACGAAGTCATGGGTGTTCGTCCACTCCGTCGCGTGGTTGAACAAGAAATTCGTGATAAGGTGACAGACTTCCATTTGGATCACCTAGATGCCAAACACCTAGAAGCAGATATGGAAGATGGTGTTTTGGTTATTCGTGAAAAAGCCTAA
- a CDS encoding S-ribosylhomocysteine lyase, which yields MSKEVIVESFELDHTIVKAPYVRLIGEETGPKGDIISNYDIRLVQPNEDSIPTAGLHTIEHLLAKLIRTRIDGMIDCSPFGCRTGFHMIMWGRHTSAEIAAVIKDSLKEIAETTTWEDVPGTTIESCGNYKDHSLFSAKEWAKLILEQGISDDAFERHVI from the coding sequence ATGTCAAAAGAAGTTATTGTCGAAAGTTTTGAACTTGACCACACCATTGTTAAAGCACCCTATGTTCGCTTGATTGGGGAAGAAACAGGACCAAAGGGTGACATCATCTCCAATTATGATATTCGTTTAGTGCAACCCAATGAAGACTCTATCCCTACCGCCGGCCTTCACACTATTGAGCACCTCTTGGCCAAACTCATCCGTACTCGCATTGACGGCATGATTGACTGTTCACCATTTGGTTGCCGTACAGGCTTCCACATGATTATGTGGGGACGTCATACTAGCGCTGAGATTGCAGCAGTTATCAAGGATTCGCTCAAAGAAATCGCTGAAACTACTACTTGGGAAGACGTCCCTGGAACAACCATCGAATCTTGCGGTAACTACAAGGATCACAGCCTCTTTTCTGCTAAAGAATGGGCAAAACTTATTCTAGAACAAGGGATTTCAGATGATGCCTTTGAACGCCATGTCATCTAA
- the ltrA gene encoding group II intron reverse transcriptase/maturase — protein sequence MSKLLDKILSRENMLEAYNQVKSNKGSAGIDGMTIEEMDDYLRQNWRLTKELIKQRKYKPQPVLRVEIPKPNGGIRQLGIPTVMDRMIQQAIVQVMSPICEPHFSDTSYGFRPNRSCEKAIIKLLEYLNDGCEWIVDIDLEKFFDTVPQDRLMSLVHNIIEDGDTESLIRKYLHSGVIINGQRHKTLVGTPQGGNLSPLLSNIMLNELDKELEKRGLRFVRYADDCVITVGSEASAKRVMYSVSRFIEKRLGLKVNMTKTKITRPRELKYLGFGFWKSSDGWKSRPHQDSVRRFKLKLKKLTQRKWSIDLTRRIEQLNLSIRGWINYFSLGNMKSIVTSIDERLRTRLRVIIWKQWKKKSRRLWGLLKLGVPKWIADKVSGWGDHYQLVAQKSVLKRAISKPVLKKRGLVSCLDYYLERHALKVS from the coding sequence ATGTCAAAATTGCTAGATAAGATATTATCACGCGAAAATATGCTTGAAGCCTATAATCAAGTAAAATCCAATAAAGGCTCAGCTGGGATTGATGGAATGACTATCGAAGAGATGGATGACTATCTCAGACAAAACTGGCGCCTGACTAAGGAGCTGATAAAACAGAGAAAATATAAGCCTCAACCAGTTCTTAGAGTTGAGATTCCTAAACCAAACGGAGGTATTCGTCAACTAGGAATTCCAACAGTTATGGATAGAATGATTCAACAGGCCATTGTCCAAGTCATGAGCCCCATTTGTGAACCCCATTTCTCGGATACGAGCTATGGATTTAGACCAAATAGGTCATGTGAAAAAGCCATCATAAAGCTCTTAGAGTACTTAAATGACGGCTGTGAGTGGATAGTGGATATAGACCTAGAGAAATTCTTCGATACAGTTCCTCAAGATAGATTGATGTCCTTAGTACATAACATTATCGAAGACGGAGATACGGAATCCTTGATTCGTAAGTATCTTCATTCGGGTGTTATCATTAACGGTCAGCGTCATAAAACGCTAGTTGGGACACCACAGGGAGGAAATTTATCTCCTCTCTTATCCAATATCATGCTTAATGAATTGGACAAGGAATTAGAAAAGAGGGGACTTCGATTTGTGCGCTACGCAGATGATTGTGTGATTACGGTCGGAAGCGAGGCCTCCGCTAAGCGTGTGATGTATTCAGTCAGTCGTTTTATTGAGAAACGGCTAGGTTTGAAAGTAAACATGACCAAGACTAAGATTACTAGACCAAGAGAGTTGAAATATCTAGGTTTTGGGTTCTGGAAATCATCAGACGGTTGGAAAAGTCGTCCACATCAAGATAGTGTTCGGAGATTCAAGCTTAAATTGAAGAAACTAACACAGAGGAAATGGAGTATAGACTTAACAAGACGTATTGAGCAACTGAATTTGTCCATTCGAGGATGGATAAACTATTTCTCATTGGGAAATATGAAAAGTATAGTCACCAGCATAGATGAGCGCTTGCGTACTCGCCTACGAGTGATTATCTGGAAGCAATGGAAGAAGAAATCTAGACGATTATGGGGATTGCTTAAGTTAGGGGTTCCTAAATGGATAGCAGATAAGGTATCTGGCTGGGGCGACCACTATCAATTAGTAGCTCAGAAGTCGGTACTTAAACGTGCTATATCAAAACCAGTCCTTAAAAAACGTGGACTGGTTTCGTGTTTGGATTATTACCTTGAACGACATGCGTTAAAAGTTAGTTGA
- a CDS encoding DUF1846 domain-containing protein, translating into MKKQAFSSEQYLNLQRDHILERINQFDGKLYLEFGGKMLEDFHAARVLPGYEPDNKIKLLQELKEQVEVVIAINASNIEHSKARGDLGISYDQEVLRLIDKFNELGIFVGSVVITQYAGQPAADAFRNQLDKNGIDSYLHYPIKGYPTDMDHIISPEGMGKNDYIKTSRNLIVVTAPGPGSGKLATCMSNMYHDQINGIKSGYAKFETFPVWNLPLHHPVNLAYEAATADLDDVNMIDPFHLQTYGETTVNYNRDIEIFPVLKRMLERILGESPYASPTDMGVNMVGFAITDNEAAIEASKQEIIRRYYQTVLDFKAEKVGESAVKKIELLMNDLGITPADRKVAVVARQKAEETGGPALALELPSGEIVTGKNSELFGPTAAALINAIKKSANIAKEVKLIEPEVVKPIQGLKIDHLGSRNPRLHSNEILIALAITATENPDAARAMEELGNLKGSEAHSTIILTDEDKNVLRKLGINVTFDPYYQYDRLYRK; encoded by the coding sequence ATGAAAAAACAAGCTTTTAGTTCTGAACAATATTTGAATCTACAGCGCGACCACATTTTGGAGCGCATTAACCAATTTGACGGCAAGCTCTACTTGGAGTTTGGTGGCAAAATGTTAGAAGATTTCCACGCTGCTCGTGTTCTTCCTGGTTATGAGCCTGACAACAAAATCAAGCTCTTGCAAGAATTGAAAGAGCAAGTCGAGGTTGTAATTGCCATTAATGCTAGCAACATCGAACATTCCAAAGCACGTGGTGACTTGGGCATTTCTTATGACCAAGAAGTTCTTCGTTTGATTGATAAATTCAATGAACTGGGAATTTTTGTTGGCTCCGTTGTCATCACACAGTACGCTGGCCAACCAGCTGCAGATGCTTTCCGCAATCAACTCGATAAAAACGGAATTGATTCTTATCTTCATTATCCAATCAAAGGATATCCAACAGATATGGATCACATCATTTCTCCAGAAGGTATGGGGAAAAACGATTACATCAAAACCAGTCGTAACTTGATCGTCGTAACCGCTCCTGGACCTGGTTCTGGAAAATTGGCAACCTGTATGTCCAATATGTACCACGATCAAATCAATGGTATCAAGTCTGGCTACGCTAAATTTGAAACTTTCCCAGTTTGGAATCTTCCCCTTCATCACCCAGTCAATTTGGCCTACGAGGCTGCCACAGCTGACCTTGATGATGTCAACATGATTGACCCCTTCCATCTTCAAACCTATGGAGAAACCACTGTCAACTACAATCGTGATATCGAAATCTTCCCAGTGCTCAAGCGCATGTTGGAACGCATTCTAGGAGAGTCTCCATACGCTTCTCCGACAGATATGGGTGTCAACATGGTTGGTTTCGCTATTACAGATAATGAGGCTGCTATCGAAGCCTCTAAACAAGAAATCATCCGTCGCTACTATCAGACTGTTCTTGATTTCAAAGCCGAAAAAGTGGGCGAATCTGCTGTCAAGAAAATTGAATTGCTTATGAACGACCTCGGTATCACACCTGCAGACCGCAAGGTTGCTGTCGTTGCGCGTCAAAAAGCAGAAGAAACTGGCGGACCAGCCCTAGCCCTTGAATTGCCTAGCGGGGAAATTGTCACTGGTAAGAACTCAGAACTCTTTGGCCCTACAGCCGCTGCTCTTATCAACGCCATCAAGAAATCAGCTAACATTGCGAAAGAAGTAAAACTAATCGAGCCTGAAGTTGTTAAGCCAATCCAAGGTCTTAAAATCGATCATCTCGGCAGCCGCAATCCACGCCTGCATTCAAATGAAATCCTGATTGCACTTGCTATCACAGCTACAGAAAATCCTGACGCTGCCCGCGCTATGGAAGAACTTGGCAATCTCAAAGGAAGCGAAGCCCACTCAACCATCATCTTGACTGATGAAGACAAGAATGTCCTTCGTAAACTAGGTATCAATGTAACTTTTGACCCCTACTACCAATACGACCGCTTGTATCGCAAGTAA